The Marinifilum sp. JC120 genome window below encodes:
- the thrS gene encoding threonine--tRNA ligase, which translates to MQVAGKELEVQQGALCGEVLKEALSKKQFKNVVVAKSGETLLDLTTTVPADCTDLEPVMADSVEGLEVIRHSTAHLMAEAVKKLFPTAKVTIGPSIASGFYYDFDYERPFTPEDLEAIEAEMLRRVGANEEFTCEVLSSADALKKFEGMGEDYKIELINDLGEETVSVYTNGEFADLCRGPHVARTGMLKAFKLLSVAGAYWRGDENRQQLQRIYGTAFPDPKSLKKHLAQLEEAKKRDHRKLGTQLDLFSVSPEVGAGMIIWHPKGALVRAILEDFERKEHLKRGYQFVQGPLILKRELWEKSGHYDNYRENMYFTEIDEQSYGIKPMNCLSHMLVFKSRLRSYRDMPQRYFELGVVHRHEKSGVLHGLLRVRSFTQDDAHLICRPDQLRDEIIGVAKFVGDVMDLFGFEYEAEVSTKPEKAIGSDEDWDRATNALEDALNEMGMEYSINEGDGAFYGPKIDIIIKDALERRWQCATIQCDFTLPERFDLSYVGEDGERHRPVMLHRVILGSIERFIGVLLEHTGGALPAWLSPVQAKILTVTDSQNEFAQKVLQFLQEKGIRAEVDHRNEKLGYKVREAQLDKIPFMLVIGDKEVAAESVNVRARDGEDPGLKSIEDAAELISTAINEPFKRGGMSYSFS; encoded by the coding sequence ATGCAAGTTGCAGGTAAAGAACTTGAGGTTCAGCAGGGTGCGCTTTGCGGCGAGGTCCTCAAAGAGGCCTTGTCCAAGAAGCAGTTCAAGAACGTTGTAGTTGCCAAAAGTGGCGAAACGCTTCTTGACCTCACCACCACCGTGCCTGCCGACTGTACCGACCTTGAGCCGGTAATGGCTGACTCCGTAGAAGGTCTGGAAGTAATCCGCCACTCCACTGCACACCTTATGGCTGAAGCAGTGAAGAAGCTCTTCCCCACAGCCAAAGTAACCATCGGCCCCTCCATTGCCAGCGGCTTCTACTATGACTTCGATTACGAACGCCCCTTCACTCCTGAAGATCTGGAGGCCATCGAAGCCGAAATGCTGCGCCGTGTGGGTGCCAACGAAGAATTTACCTGCGAAGTGCTTTCCAGCGCAGATGCACTTAAAAAGTTCGAAGGAATGGGCGAAGATTACAAGATCGAACTGATCAACGACTTGGGCGAAGAAACAGTTTCCGTATACACCAACGGTGAATTTGCAGATCTCTGCCGTGGCCCCCACGTGGCCCGCACAGGCATGCTTAAGGCTTTCAAGCTGCTCTCCGTCGCAGGTGCATACTGGCGCGGCGATGAAAACCGCCAGCAGTTGCAGCGTATTTACGGAACCGCTTTCCCCGATCCCAAGTCGCTGAAAAAACATCTTGCCCAGCTTGAAGAAGCTAAAAAACGCGACCACCGCAAACTGGGAACTCAGCTTGATCTCTTTTCCGTCAGCCCTGAAGTGGGTGCGGGTATGATCATCTGGCATCCTAAAGGAGCACTGGTCCGGGCCATCCTTGAAGACTTTGAACGCAAGGAACACCTCAAACGCGGTTACCAGTTCGTACAGGGCCCACTCATTCTCAAGCGCGAGCTTTGGGAAAAATCAGGCCACTACGACAACTACCGCGAGAACATGTATTTCACTGAGATTGATGAGCAGTCCTACGGCATCAAGCCCATGAACTGTCTCTCTCACATGCTGGTATTCAAATCCAGACTGCGCAGCTACCGCGACATGCCCCAGCGTTATTTTGAGCTGGGTGTGGTCCACCGCCATGAAAAATCCGGAGTGCTGCACGGTTTACTCCGCGTGCGCTCATTCACTCAGGATGATGCCCACCTCATCTGCCGCCCTGATCAGCTCAGAGACGAAATTATCGGAGTTGCAAAATTCGTCGGCGATGTGATGGATCTATTCGGATTTGAATACGAAGCGGAAGTCAGCACCAAGCCTGAAAAGGCCATCGGCTCTGATGAAGATTGGGACAGAGCAACCAACGCACTTGAAGACGCACTCAATGAAATGGGTATGGAATACTCAATCAATGAAGGCGACGGTGCTTTCTACGGTCCCAAAATTGATATTATTATTAAAGATGCACTTGAACGTCGCTGGCAATGTGCTACAATCCAGTGTGACTTTACCTTGCCAGAGCGGTTTGACTTAAGCTATGTGGGCGAAGATGGTGAGCGTCACAGACCTGTAATGCTCCACCGGGTAATCCTCGGTTCCATCGAACGTTTCATCGGAGTTCTACTTGAACATACCGGTGGCGCACTGCCTGCATGGCTATCCCCTGTTCAGGCAAAAATTCTCACTGTTACCGACTCTCAGAACGAATTTGCACAAAAAGTCTTGCAGTTTCTGCAAGAAAAGGGCATTCGTGCCGAGGTTGATCATCGCAATGAGAAACTGGGCTACAAAGTTCGGGAGGCCCAGCTTGATAAAATCCCGTTCATGTTAGTAATTGGCGACAAAGAAGTCGCTGCGGAATCGGTCAATGTAAGGGCCCGCGACGGGGAAGACCCCGGACTTAAGTCTATTGAAGACGCGGCAGAGCTTATTTCGACCGCCATTAACGAACCATTCAAACGCGGAGGCATGAGCTATAGCTTTTCATAG
- a CDS encoding translation initiation factor IF-3 — translation MAFHRDRRPYRRDDGARRNERIRVPRVMVIDDEGNQLGELPTREALEIAQDRGLDLVEVAEKADPPVCKIMDYGKFKYQQQKRKQEAKKKQTVIQIKEVKFRPKTDEHDYQTKLKHIRRFLEGGDRCKVTIFFRGREIVHKDRGLTVLERVKEDTMEIAKMEQAPRSEGRTMNMMLAPIKK, via the coding sequence ATAGCTTTTCATAGAGACAGGCGTCCCTATCGCAGGGATGACGGTGCCCGCCGAAACGAGCGCATTAGAGTTCCCAGGGTCATGGTTATTGACGACGAAGGCAATCAGTTGGGAGAACTTCCCACACGTGAAGCCCTTGAAATCGCACAGGACCGGGGTCTTGATTTGGTTGAAGTTGCAGAAAAGGCTGATCCGCCTGTTTGCAAGATTATGGACTATGGTAAGTTCAAATATCAGCAGCAGAAGCGTAAGCAGGAAGCCAAAAAGAAGCAGACTGTAATCCAGATCAAGGAAGTCAAGTTTCGCCCCAAGACAGACGAGCACGATTACCAGACAAAGCTCAAGCACATCCGTCGGTTTCTCGAAGGCGGCGATAGGTGCAAAGTCACTATATTTTTCAGGGGCCGAGAAATTGTCCATAAGGACAGAGGGTTAACTGTTCTGGAGCGAGTCAAAGAGGATACCATGGAGATTGCCAAGATGGAGCAAGCCCCAAGGTCCGAAGGCCGCACCATGAACATGATGTTGGCTCCTATTAAAAAATAA
- a CDS encoding 50S ribosomal protein L35, with product MPKMKTRRGAAKRFSKTGSGKFKRRRQGLRHILTKKNAKRKSRLGQSTTVDSANIGQVKRMLPYA from the coding sequence ATGCCTAAAATGAAGACTAGAAGAGGCGCTGCTAAGCGTTTCTCCAAGACTGGTAGTGGAAAATTCAAACGTCGTCGTCAGGGTCTGCGTCATATCCTGACTAAGAAGAACGCAAAACGCAAAAGCAGACTGGGTCAGAGCACTACAGTTGACAGCGCCAACATCGGCCAGGTCAAACGTATGCTTCCCTACGCTTAA
- a CDS encoding 50S ribosomal protein L20, whose amino-acid sequence MRVKRGVAAKKRHKKYLKMAKGFRGSGSTLYRTARERVERSLCMAYVGRKLRKRDMRKLWIQRINAAARLNGLSYSRLIHGLSLAGVALNRKVLADLAVNDAPAFAKVVETAKAQVS is encoded by the coding sequence ATGAGAGTAAAACGTGGTGTAGCCGCTAAGAAGCGTCACAAAAAATATTTAAAAATGGCCAAGGGTTTCCGTGGTTCCGGATCAACCCTTTACCGCACCGCCAGAGAGCGCGTTGAGCGTTCACTCTGCATGGCTTACGTTGGTCGTAAGCTGCGCAAACGCGACATGCGTAAACTCTGGATTCAGCGCATTAACGCAGCAGCACGCCTGAACGGTCTGTCTTACAGCCGTCTTATTCACGGCCTCTCCCTCGCCGGTGTTGCTCTGAACCGTAAAGTTCTCGCCGACCTCGCTGTTAACGATGCTCCTGCATTCGCTAAAGTCGTCGAGACCGCTAAAGCTCAGGTTAGCTAA
- a CDS encoding phenylalanine--tRNA ligase subunit alpha, with product MSDVKSLLQELEGLVPECEARLDQASLSELEGIKIDMLGRKGRVAKIMSGLPALPNEDKPVAGKKANEVKATLTELIEGKQSQLEKAATAESLSRFDPTMPGRKPAEGSLHPVTLVMDEICDVFIGLGFEVVTGPEVENDWYNFEALNIPPEHPARDMQDTLYISESILLRTHTSPLQIRTMKDRNPPLAAIAPGKVYRRDSDLTHTPMFHQIEGFLVDQNVSMADLRGTLTAFVHQLFGPKTDVRFRPSFFPFTEPSAEVDISCVMCGGKGTIDGKPCRVCKQTGWVEILGCGMMDPNVMKAVDYDTEKYSGFAFGLGIERVAMLKYGIGDLRMFFENDIRFLEQFS from the coding sequence GTGTCGGACGTAAAGTCCCTGTTACAGGAACTTGAAGGCCTGGTCCCGGAGTGCGAAGCACGCCTGGATCAGGCTTCTTTGTCTGAACTGGAAGGCATTAAAATCGACATGCTCGGCCGCAAGGGCCGTGTTGCTAAAATCATGTCCGGTCTGCCCGCACTTCCTAACGAAGACAAACCTGTTGCAGGTAAAAAAGCCAATGAAGTAAAGGCCACTCTCACCGAGCTCATCGAGGGAAAGCAGAGCCAGCTTGAAAAAGCCGCCACCGCTGAGAGCCTGTCCCGTTTCGACCCCACCATGCCCGGACGCAAACCAGCTGAAGGTTCGCTCCACCCGGTCACCCTCGTCATGGACGAGATCTGTGACGTATTTATCGGGCTGGGATTTGAAGTCGTAACCGGACCCGAAGTTGAAAACGACTGGTACAACTTCGAAGCACTGAACATTCCGCCGGAACACCCCGCGCGCGACATGCAGGACACCCTGTACATCTCAGAGTCCATCCTGCTACGCACCCACACCTCCCCCTTGCAGATCCGCACCATGAAGGACAGAAATCCTCCGCTGGCAGCAATCGCACCGGGTAAGGTTTACCGCAGGGATTCCGACCTGACCCATACCCCCATGTTCCACCAGATTGAAGGTTTTCTGGTTGACCAGAACGTCAGCATGGCGGACCTCAGGGGAACCTTGACCGCATTCGTCCACCAGCTATTCGGACCTAAGACTGACGTACGTTTCCGCCCCAGCTTCTTTCCCTTTACCGAACCCAGCGCGGAAGTTGATATCTCCTGCGTAATGTGCGGCGGCAAAGGAACCATCGACGGCAAGCCTTGCCGTGTATGTAAGCAGACCGGTTGGGTGGAAATCCTCGGTTGCGGCATGATGGACCCCAACGTAATGAAAGCAGTTGATTACGACACCGAAAAATACTCCGGTTTCGCATTCGGACTCGGCATTGAACGCGTAGCCATGCTCAAATACGGCATCGGCGACCTGCGCATGTTCTTTGAAAACGACATCCGATTCCTCGAACAGTTTTCCTAA
- a CDS encoding phenylalanine--tRNA ligase subunit beta yields MLLSMQWLRDFVPYEGEIQELGDRLTMLGLELEEIFNPFEAIKDIVVGHVVECDKHPEADKLSVCKVDVGDGDLLDIVCGAPNVTKGINVPVAKVGVTMPGDFKIKKAKLRGVKSHGMICSERELELSEEHDGIMILPEGLTPGAKFTEAMNMEDTVMDLGITPNRADCLSMLGIAREASLAFDLPINMPKLNLVENGGNAADMLGIEIDDPDLCPLYQARILQGAKIAPSPDWMRYRLLSVGVRPISNIVDVTNYVLFELGQPLHSFDADLLKGDKIRVGLAPEGTKFTTLDEQERKLIGSDLLIWDAERPVALAGVMGGMNSEIHDGSTNVVLESAVFRPGLVRKTARRLALPSEASYRFERGVDQQMNTFAMDRAAQLMSELSGAKIVSGVAKNEPKPWQDRTHDYRHKRCNSWLGLNLEPEFSKKAFSLMGLEVNDNDADCWKVSTPSYRLDLEREADLYEEVARYFGMDKIPSVLPRISKTFDASVIAETPYGFYRRIKNWGRGVGLHEAINYSFVGDDDLDLLGLPKEGRVNIANPLSEDQNVMRTELAPGLLNTVRHNLAQGNTHIRVFEIAKKFIKDETSDTETREQTRLGIMLNGPRSGAEWPNEQGDADYMDVKGLVEHLLHDLKLGEATFSLAEDHSYLEPCVNITLGEQKIGFMGMVKADIADKYHAKKEVWMADLNADLLREIVMAHEIKFETLPVFPPSRRDVTAIGPVSLHAETIKEAILGLRLPLIESVELVNVFVPEGQEDERNLSFRITYRHGQKTLTDKAVDKEHKKVLAGLEKSLPVRF; encoded by the coding sequence ATGCTTTTAAGCATGCAATGGCTGCGGGATTTCGTTCCTTATGAGGGCGAAATTCAGGAGCTTGGCGACAGGCTGACCATGCTCGGCCTTGAGCTTGAAGAAATTTTCAATCCTTTTGAAGCAATTAAAGACATCGTCGTCGGGCATGTTGTGGAGTGCGACAAGCACCCCGAGGCCGACAAACTGTCTGTTTGTAAAGTAGACGTCGGTGACGGCGATCTTCTTGATATCGTTTGCGGCGCACCCAACGTAACCAAAGGCATAAACGTGCCTGTGGCCAAAGTCGGCGTGACCATGCCCGGTGATTTCAAAATCAAGAAGGCAAAACTTCGCGGCGTTAAATCCCACGGCATGATCTGCTCCGAGCGCGAACTGGAACTCTCCGAAGAGCACGACGGCATCATGATCCTGCCCGAGGGACTTACTCCCGGCGCGAAATTCACCGAAGCCATGAACATGGAAGATACAGTCATGGATCTGGGGATTACCCCCAACCGTGCTGACTGCCTATCCATGCTCGGTATCGCCCGTGAAGCCTCGCTGGCATTCGACCTGCCCATCAACATGCCTAAACTCAACCTTGTTGAGAACGGTGGCAATGCGGCAGATATGCTGGGAATTGAAATCGACGATCCCGACCTCTGCCCGCTTTACCAGGCCAGAATCCTGCAAGGCGCAAAGATCGCACCTTCCCCGGATTGGATGCGTTACCGTCTCCTTTCCGTAGGCGTACGTCCCATCAGCAACATTGTTGACGTGACCAACTACGTTCTTTTCGAACTTGGCCAGCCCCTGCACTCCTTTGACGCAGACCTGCTCAAGGGCGACAAAATCCGCGTAGGCCTTGCTCCCGAAGGAACCAAATTCACCACTCTTGATGAACAGGAACGTAAGCTTATAGGCTCCGACCTGCTTATCTGGGATGCTGAACGTCCGGTAGCACTTGCAGGCGTTATGGGCGGCATGAACTCCGAGATTCACGACGGCTCCACCAACGTGGTCCTCGAATCCGCTGTGTTCCGCCCCGGCCTCGTGCGCAAGACCGCCCGCCGTCTGGCACTGCCTTCTGAAGCTTCCTACCGCTTCGAACGCGGCGTGGACCAGCAGATGAATACCTTTGCCATGGACCGTGCAGCTCAGCTCATGAGTGAACTGTCCGGTGCAAAAATTGTTTCCGGCGTGGCTAAGAACGAACCCAAGCCTTGGCAGGACCGTACCCACGATTACCGCCACAAACGCTGCAACAGCTGGCTTGGTCTGAACCTTGAGCCTGAATTCAGTAAAAAAGCTTTCTCCCTCATGGGACTGGAAGTTAACGATAATGATGCGGATTGCTGGAAAGTATCCACTCCCTCCTACAGACTGGACCTCGAACGCGAGGCCGATCTGTACGAAGAAGTAGCCCGCTACTTCGGCATGGATAAGATTCCTTCCGTACTGCCCCGCATCTCCAAGACCTTTGACGCTTCCGTTATTGCGGAAACCCCTTACGGCTTTTACCGCCGTATTAAGAACTGGGGTCGTGGTGTCGGTCTGCACGAAGCCATCAACTACAGCTTCGTAGGTGATGATGATCTCGACCTGCTGGGCCTTCCCAAAGAAGGCCGTGTGAACATCGCCAACCCCCTTAGCGAAGACCAGAACGTCATGCGTACCGAGCTGGCTCCCGGCCTGCTCAACACCGTGCGTCACAACCTCGCACAGGGCAACACCCACATCCGGGTGTTCGAAATTGCCAAGAAGTTCATCAAAGACGAAACTTCCGACACCGAAACCCGCGAGCAGACCCGTCTGGGCATCATGCTTAACGGTCCCCGTTCAGGTGCCGAATGGCCTAACGAACAGGGCGATGCCGACTACATGGATGTAAAAGGCCTTGTTGAACACCTGCTGCACGATCTCAAACTGGGCGAAGCAACCTTCTCCCTTGCTGAAGATCACAGCTACCTCGAGCCTTGTGTGAACATCACTCTCGGTGAGCAGAAAATCGGTTTCATGGGCATGGTCAAGGCAGATATTGCCGACAAGTACCACGCCAAGAAAGAGGTTTGGATGGCCGACCTCAACGCCGACCTGCTGCGCGAGATCGTCATGGCACACGAGATCAAATTCGAAACACTGCCGGTATTCCCGCCGTCCAGACGTGACGTGACCGCAATCGGTCCCGTTTCCCTGCACGCGGAAACAATCAAGGAAGCGATCCTCGGCCTCAGACTGCCGCTGATTGAATCAGTTGAACTGGTCAATGTCTTCGTACCCGAAGGACAGGAAGATGAGCGCAACCTCTCCTTCCGCATCACCTACCGCCACGGCCAGAAAACCCTGACCGACAAAGCTGTAGACAAAGAGCACAAGAAGGTGCTCGCAGGACTTGAAAAGTCCCTGCCTGTACGTTTCTAG
- a CDS encoding alkaline phosphatase encodes MKKTFIALLCAASLTATAGICSAAGIKLVKAGTYHTGAFDESAAEIVSFDPASMQAFVVNGDSKAIDILNISNVNKPALVDSISVKKYGKGANSVAVKKGLVAAAVEATPKQNTGKIVVMNTAGDVKAVFPAGALPDMVTFTPDGKHIISANEGEPNDKYDNDPEGSVTIINISKGLKKAVVKQVRFDGYNSKKTELQKKGVRISHPKATVAQDLEPEYLAVSPDSKTVFVSLQENNAIAVIDIASGKIKDIFPLGLKDWAAHKNVFDASNKDGGIMLKSWQVFGCYMPDSIASYKAGGKTYIVTANEGDGREYGEDDDHISYVDEVRAGKAKLDAKAFPNAAELQEKKNLGRLKVIKDLSDTDGDGDLDRLVAFGARSFSIYSEDGKLVYDSGDDFEKITAKTVPEGFNASNDDNEMDDRSDDKGPEPEGVTVGEIDGRAYAFVGLERIGGIMVYDITDPKNPTFVQYELNRDFSKDVKSKEAGDLGPEGLCFVSAADSPSGKPLVIVGSEVSGTTTVYEIEKINNTP; translated from the coding sequence ATGAAAAAAACTTTTATCGCACTGCTCTGTGCCGCGTCTTTAACCGCCACTGCCGGAATTTGCAGCGCGGCAGGAATCAAACTGGTTAAGGCCGGAACTTATCACACCGGTGCTTTTGACGAATCCGCCGCTGAAATTGTCAGCTTTGATCCTGCCAGCATGCAGGCTTTTGTTGTCAACGGCGACAGCAAAGCCATTGATATTTTGAATATTAGCAATGTAAACAAGCCCGCTCTGGTCGACTCCATCAGTGTAAAAAAATACGGCAAGGGCGCTAACAGCGTTGCTGTAAAAAAAGGTCTTGTGGCCGCGGCTGTCGAAGCTACCCCCAAGCAGAATACCGGTAAAATCGTGGTCATGAATACAGCTGGTGACGTAAAGGCCGTCTTTCCTGCCGGAGCATTGCCCGACATGGTTACCTTTACCCCCGATGGTAAACACATCATTTCCGCCAACGAAGGTGAGCCTAACGACAAGTATGACAATGACCCTGAAGGTTCCGTGACTATTATTAATATTTCCAAAGGGCTGAAGAAAGCAGTCGTAAAACAGGTCCGCTTTGACGGTTACAACTCAAAAAAAACTGAACTTCAGAAAAAAGGTGTCCGCATCTCCCATCCCAAGGCTACTGTAGCTCAGGACCTTGAACCTGAATATCTGGCTGTTTCTCCAGACTCCAAAACCGTCTTCGTTTCCCTGCAGGAAAATAACGCCATTGCTGTAATTGATATTGCATCCGGTAAAATCAAAGACATTTTTCCTCTGGGGCTTAAAGACTGGGCTGCTCATAAAAATGTTTTCGATGCCAGTAACAAAGATGGTGGTATCATGCTTAAATCTTGGCAGGTGTTCGGTTGTTACATGCCCGACTCCATCGCCTCTTATAAAGCCGGTGGTAAAACTTATATTGTCACCGCTAACGAAGGTGACGGACGCGAGTACGGCGAAGATGACGATCACATTTCATACGTAGATGAAGTCCGCGCAGGCAAAGCCAAGCTCGATGCAAAGGCCTTCCCCAATGCGGCAGAACTTCAGGAAAAGAAAAATCTTGGCCGTCTCAAAGTGATCAAGGATCTTTCCGATACCGACGGTGACGGAGATTTAGACCGTCTGGTAGCTTTCGGTGCGCGCTCCTTCTCCATCTACTCCGAGGATGGAAAACTGGTTTATGATTCCGGCGATGATTTCGAGAAAATTACCGCCAAAACGGTTCCTGAAGGCTTCAACGCTTCAAATGACGATAATGAAATGGATGACCGCAGCGACGACAAAGGCCCGGAACCTGAAGGTGTCACAGTCGGTGAAATAGACGGCAGAGCCTATGCTTTTGTCGGACTCGAACGCATCGGTGGAATCATGGTCTACGACATCACCGACCCGAAGAACCCCACATTCGTACAGTATGAGTTGAACCGTGATTTCAGCAAGGACGTAAAAAGTAAAGAAGCCGGAGACCTCGGCCCTGAAGGTCTTTGTTTCGTTTCCGCAGCTGACAGCCCCAGCGGCAAACCCCTTGTAATCGTCGGCAGTGAAGTAAGCGGCACCACCACCGTTTATGAAATAGAAAAAATTAACAACACCCCGTAG
- a CDS encoding TetR family transcriptional regulator, with amino-acid sequence MARKTKEEAEKTRQALLASAFKVFNEKGYAKTTLQDIAEDAGVTRGAVYWHFKNKTDLFEKLFDYAFMPVRDLLFSRFEEKLEPKEMLESLMRVWISHAGTEENFRAAFGIMFNKTEWSEELMPFKLKFREYEYKFLKRTEKIIEQGQKDGVFRKELKPKVAAAQYFSILLGLAQYSQFFPEEVNIDAESDSLIEMFMHSCLKEN; translated from the coding sequence ATGGCCAGAAAGACCAAAGAAGAGGCAGAAAAAACACGGCAGGCCCTGCTTGCCTCAGCCTTCAAGGTATTCAACGAAAAAGGATATGCAAAAACCACATTGCAGGATATCGCTGAAGACGCCGGAGTTACCCGCGGAGCGGTTTACTGGCATTTTAAAAACAAAACCGATCTCTTTGAAAAACTTTTTGATTACGCATTTATGCCTGTCCGGGATTTGCTCTTCAGCAGATTTGAAGAAAAACTCGAACCCAAGGAAATGCTGGAAAGCCTGATGCGGGTCTGGATCAGCCATGCCGGTACAGAAGAAAATTTTCGCGCAGCATTCGGCATCATGTTCAACAAGACTGAATGGTCTGAAGAACTCATGCCCTTCAAATTAAAATTCAGGGAATACGAATACAAATTTCTGAAGAGAACCGAAAAAATCATCGAACAGGGCCAAAAAGACGGTGTTTTCAGAAAAGAGCTTAAACCCAAAGTTGCCGCCGCCCAGTATTTTTCAATTTTGCTCGGTCTGGCCCAATACTCTCAGTTTTTCCCGGAAGAAGTTAATATTGACGCTGAATCAGACTCTTTAATCGAAATGTTCATGCACTCATGTTTAAAAGAAAATTAA
- a CDS encoding HlyD family efflux transporter periplasmic adaptor subunit, translated as MPVRTENKSLRKSHRINLPATIEIEGQRYKVLDWSLNGVRAEICKGILPENWEGTASFSLPLKHMALSFDATVMLRRQDKESAGFSFESISEQGKTILSSYVKASIEGQIDDVEGFIEKVEAGFSAVTTEAPLTHSERQQFKRSFYGRSVLLMPFIISALLLVSFIFYNSISLARSTRAVVSGGLIDSATEISAFLDNIQVQEGQTVQKGDLLFTLDDTELRRKIEDSKNVMEIEKEKLNYLYVALQEEAKSVGMYRKAAQHELKRLRHKLDGVVAEIDTAKNEFDRASDLVKAGATSKSYWDIRNKDLRSLEAERNALTEQLLLAEENSKSSENGKFLSDGKVQGQIRELEAKIKVQERIVEMSEQDLARQVTLFEKTRVLSKTDGTVYSITQEPGNYINKGTNVVTLAATKSNPWILASFTFEEAQRIAPGAQAMVYIPSLDITCKGTVQAMGLKAMKTKQSGPLGLEITRKEVPVKINLVNLPTSLVAGLGANVSIETSYDKMLKNIF; from the coding sequence TTGCCAGTACGTACCGAAAATAAATCACTGCGCAAATCACACCGCATAAACCTCCCTGCCACCATTGAAATTGAGGGCCAACGCTATAAAGTCCTTGATTGGTCTCTTAACGGTGTCCGGGCAGAAATATGTAAAGGAATCCTTCCTGAAAACTGGGAGGGAACTGCGTCTTTTTCCTTGCCCCTCAAACATATGGCTCTTTCTTTCGATGCAACAGTTATGCTACGCAGACAAGATAAAGAATCAGCTGGTTTTTCGTTCGAATCTATTTCCGAACAGGGCAAAACCATACTCTCATCCTACGTCAAAGCCAGTATTGAAGGCCAGATAGATGACGTTGAAGGTTTTATTGAAAAAGTCGAGGCCGGTTTCTCTGCCGTTACTACAGAAGCCCCACTCACTCACTCTGAACGTCAGCAGTTCAAACGCAGCTTTTACGGCAGATCGGTACTACTCATGCCCTTCATCATTAGTGCCTTGCTGCTCGTAAGCTTTATTTTTTACAACAGTATCTCTCTTGCGCGCAGTACCCGTGCAGTAGTTTCAGGCGGCCTTATTGACTCTGCAACTGAAATTTCAGCCTTCCTCGACAACATACAGGTGCAGGAAGGACAGACCGTGCAAAAGGGAGACCTGCTCTTTACTCTGGACGACACAGAACTACGCCGCAAAATAGAAGACAGCAAAAATGTAATGGAAATTGAGAAAGAAAAACTGAACTACCTCTATGTCGCACTACAGGAGGAAGCCAAATCAGTAGGAATGTACCGCAAGGCGGCCCAACATGAACTGAAGCGGCTACGTCATAAATTAGACGGTGTTGTCGCTGAAATTGACACCGCCAAAAATGAATTTGACCGGGCCAGTGATCTTGTAAAAGCTGGTGCCACAAGCAAATCTTACTGGGATATACGCAACAAGGATCTGCGTTCGCTTGAGGCTGAAAGAAATGCACTTACTGAACAGCTTCTGCTTGCTGAAGAAAATTCAAAAAGTTCAGAGAACGGGAAATTTTTATCCGATGGCAAAGTTCAGGGCCAAATCCGTGAATTGGAAGCAAAAATTAAAGTTCAAGAACGGATTGTGGAAATGAGCGAACAGGATCTTGCCCGACAGGTTACCCTTTTTGAAAAGACCCGTGTGCTCAGTAAGACAGACGGAACAGTATACTCAATCACACAGGAACCCGGTAACTATATTAACAAAGGGACCAATGTTGTCACTCTTGCAGCAACAAAATCCAATCCATGGATTCTGGCCAGCTTCACTTTTGAAGAAGCACAACGCATAGCCCCAGGAGCACAGGCAATGGTGTATATCCCGTCTCTGGACATAACATGTAAGGGCACAGTTCAAGCGATGGGACTCAAAGCCATGAAGACAAAACAATCGGGCCCTCTGGGTCTGGAAATAACCCGTAAGGAAGTTCCGGTAAAAATCAATCTGGTAAATCTACCGACTTCTCTCGTGGCAGGACTTGGTGCAAATGTCAGCATTGAGACTTCTTACGACAAGATGCTGAAAAACATTTTCTAG